A single window of Triplophysa rosa linkage group LG20, Trosa_1v2, whole genome shotgun sequence DNA harbors:
- the usp48 gene encoding ubiquitin carboxyl-terminal hydrolase 48 isoform X2, whose amino-acid sequence MAPRLQLEKAAWRWAETVRPEDITHEHIALAYRIALLACKRGTCRRNCKGNPNCLVGIGEQSWLGEIDENTFHNIDDPNSERRDKNTFVGLTNLGATCYVNTFLQVWFHNLELRRALYCFQNSRAEVHNMDSDYEPRTICEHLQYLFALLQNSNRRYIDPSGLVKALGLDTGQQQDAQEFSKLFLSLLEDTLSKQKDPHLQNVIQQQFCGQFSYVTVCNKCGRESPLPSRFYELELNIQGHKNLTECVTEFLKEEKLDGDNRYFCESCQSKQNATRRIKLQSLPRTLNFQLMRFVFDRQSSHKKKLNTFISFPEVLDMGPFLEGKDEKCTYELSAVLIHRGVSAYSGHYIAHVRDAHTNDWYKFNDEEIEKMEGKKLQLGIEEDIAETAKSQTRKPKCSKGYHCSRNAYMLVYKRQVEEDNQPETSILVPAFLQKLVDQDNKKFEEWCNEMSDMRKQSVDKGKAKHEEVKELYELLPAEDDQSYDFVPLEWLKKWLDDSTAIKEIDNSHFLCSHGKLHPDKVGEAKRISPKAADLLFGRYGGGPRLDRSSLCRDCVAQRCRVLRLKNQLNEDYREVTNLAKAALKSDEPGFWIGKTSLRAWRQLALDQLEEDEEETKHNNSKVNGEKSSSPGNRADGCKGNNEEGDGEEMKNFNEDILCYHGGLSILESDRRLVSAEVWNKLRVYFPKAPEFTQQQHEPCQHCTRLEKEGKENEALNRMMANEQKTSLLNLFQEKNRPTLQKWPQETDVLYIVPLYFVDEWRKFIRRPAKGNPVSSVGNSILLCPHGGFMFTYDSMLHGDAQHIALLWPDEWEVINKMFLVDHSISIRKMPDTTQDNSGVCYQTQPDLCRECREGFIFQQQRDMREYAQATVYVRKVIDKTTMIKESAPEFSVSGSDVEEEREEPKIDGEKDPDFSQVLQKICLCVWLRSCLPVYVCICLLTASLSFTLSSNQSEGGAKRQKLDETASVSTTTTTAASKSGIRRSTRHRKLRGEKALIVSANQTLKELKIQIMHAFSVAPFDQNLSIDGRCLTDDSATLGSLGVIPESIICLKADEPIADYAAMDDVYQVCMPEEGFKGTGLLGH is encoded by the exons ATGGCTCCTCGGTTGCAGCTGGAAAAAGCTGCTTGGCGGTGGGCAGAGACGGTCAGACCAGAGGATATCACACATGAACACATCGCTTTAGCTTATAGAATCGCATTGCTAGCATGCAAGAGAGGGACATGCAG GAGGAACTGTAAAGGGAATCCTAACTGTCTAGTTGGAATTGGAGAACAGTCATGGTTGGGTGAAATTGATGAAAATACTTTCCACAATATCGATGACCCAAACTCAGAAAGGCGGGATAAG AACACTTTTGTAGGCCTGACGAATCTTGGTGCCACATGTTACGTAAACACTTTTCTCCAGGTGTGGTTCCACAATCTGGAACTCCGTAGAGCTCTTTATTGCTTTCAGAATTCCAGAGCGGAAGTGCACAACATGGATTCAG ATTATGAGCCAAGGACGATATGTGAACATCTGCAGTACCTGTTTGCATTGCTACAGAACAGCAACAGGCGGTATATTGACCCATCAGGACTGGTAAAGGCTCTAGGGCTAGACACTGGTCAACAGCAG GACGCTCAGGAATTCTCCAAACTCTTCCTCTCACTTTTAGAAGACACCCTTTCGAAGCAGAAAGACCCACATCTCCAAAATGTCATCCAGCAGCAGTTCTGTGGACAGTTTTCCTATGTTACTGT ATGCAACAAATGTGGTCGTGAATCCCCTCTGCCATCTCGATTTTATGAGCTGGAACTGAACATTCAAGGACACAAAAACCTCACTGAGTGCGTCACAGAGTTTCTGAAG GAGGAAAAGCTGGACGGTGATAATCGTTATTTCTGTGAAAGCTGTCAGAGTAAACAGAACGCTACCCGCCGGATCAAGCTCCAGAGTCTTCCCCGCACACTCAACTTTCAGCTCATGCGCTTCGTCTTTGACAG GCAAAGCAGTCACAAAAAGAAGCTGAACACTTTCATTAGTTTTCCAGAAGTTCTTGACATGGGGCCGTTTTTGGAAGGGAAAG ATGAGAAGTGCACGTATGAGCTCAGCGCGGTGTTGATTCATCGCGGCGTGAGCGCGTATTCCGGTCACTACATCGCTCATGTAAGAGACGCCCACACCAACGACTGGTACAAATTCAACGATGAGGAGATCGAGAAAATGGAGGGCAAGAAACTTCAGTTGGGCATTGAAGAGGACATTG CTGAGACTGCCAAATCTCAAACCCGAAAGCCGAAATGTAGCAAAGGCTATCACTGCTCGAGGAACGCTTACATGTTGGTGTACAAACGGCAGGTGGAGGAGGACAACCAACCAGAAACCAGCATCCTAGTACCAG CTTTTCTCCAGAAGCTGGTTGACCAGGACAACAAGAAGTTTGAGGAGTGGTGCAATGAGATGTCAGACATGCGAAAGCAAAGCGTAGACAAAGGCAAAGCCAAACATGAGGAGGTGAAGGAGCTCTACGAATTGTTACCCGCGGAAGACG ACCAGTCGTATGACTTTGTGCCTCTGGAATGGCTCAAGAAGTGGCTGGATGATTCGACAGCCATCAAGGAAATTGACAACAGCCATTTTCTGTGCTCTCATGGCAAACTGCACCCAGACAAGGTTGGCGAGGCCAAAAGAATCTCCCCGAAAGCCGCTGATCTGCTCTTTGGTCGCTACGGAGGAGGTCCCAGACTAGACC GGTCTTCTCTCTGCAGAGACTGTGTTGCTCAGCGATGCAGGGTCCTCAGACTGAAAAACCAACTGAATGAAGATTACAGAGAGGTGACAAATCTTGCCAAAGCCGCTTTGAAAAG TGATGAGCCAGGTTTCTGGATCGGGAAGACCTCTCTGAGGGCCTGGAGGCAGTTGGCTTTGGACCAGCtggaggaagatgaagaggaaACCAAACACAACAACAGCAAAGTTAATGGAGAGAAGAGCAGCAGCCCGGGGAACAGAG CTGATGGATGTAAAGGGAATAACGAAGAAGGGGACGGTGAAGAGATGAAGAACTTTAATGAAGACATTCTATGTTATCACG gtGGTTTGAGTATACTAGAGAGTGACCGGCGGCTGGTTTCTGCTGAGGTGTGGAATAAACTGAGAGTGTATTTCCCTAAGGCCCCggagtttacacaacaacaacacgAGCCATGTCAGCACTGCAcg AGGCTAGAAAAAGAGGGGAAAGAGAACGAGGCTTTGAACAGAATGATGGCCAATGAGCAGAAGACTTCTCTTCTAAACCTCTTCCAGGAAAAAAACCGACCCACGCTGCAGAAATGGCCACAG GAAACAGATGTCCTGTATATTGTACCCCTTTACTTTGTGGATGAATGGAGGAAATTCATAAG GAGGCCAGCAAAGGGTAACCCAGTGTCCAGTGTGGGCAACAGCATTCTGCTTTGCCCTCATGGTGGATTCATGTTCACATATGACTCCATGCTACACGGAGACGCCCAACA TATAGCTCTTCTCTGGCCCGATGAATGGGAGGTGATCAACAAAATGTTTCTAGTGGACCACTCCATCTCTATACGTAAGATGCCTGACACAACACAAGACAACAGCGGTGTGTGTTACCAGACTCAACCAG ACTTGTGTCGAGAGTGCCGAGAGGGCTTCATTTTCCAACAGCAGAGAGACATGCGGGAATACGCGCAAGCCACTGTTTATGTTCGAAAAGTCATTGACAAGACAACT ATGATTAAAGAGTCGGCCCCGGAGTTCAGTGTTAGTGGCTCGGACGTGGAGGAGGAGCGAGAAGAGCCAAAGATCGATGGAGAGAAAGATCCAGACTTCAGTCAGGTATTACAAAagatctgtctgtgtgtttggcTACGTTCCTGTCTGCCTGTCTATGTATGTATCTGTCTCCTCACAGCATCTTTGTCTTTTACGCTCTCTTCAAATCAGTCTGAGGGCGGAGCCAAACGACAGAAGCTGGACGAAACCGCCTCCGTATCCACGACCACCACAACTGCTGCTTCCAAGTCGGGCATCAGGAGAAGCACGAGGCACAGGAAACTGCGAGGGGAGAAGGCCCTCATCGTTTCAGCCAACCAGACTCTTAAAGAGCTAAAGATCCAG ATCATGCATGCGTTCTCTGTCGCTCCGTTTGACCAAAACCTCTCCATAGACGGACGCTGTTTGACAGACGACTCGGCAACTTTAGGAAGTCTTGGAGTTATCCCAGAGAGCATCATATGCCTTAAG GCTGATGAACCCATTGCTGATTATGCTGCAATGGATGATGTGTATCAAG tctgtATGCCCGAGGAAGGTTTTAAAG GCACTGGGCTTTTAGGACACTGA
- the usp48 gene encoding ubiquitin carboxyl-terminal hydrolase 48 isoform X5 encodes MDSADYEPRTICEHLQYLFALLQNSNRRYIDPSGLVKALGLDTGQQQDAQEFSKLFLSLLEDTLSKQKDPHLQNVIQQQFCGQFSYVTVCNKCGRESPLPSRFYELELNIQGHKNLTECVTEFLKEEKLDGDNRYFCESCQSKQNATRRIKLQSLPRTLNFQLMRFVFDRQSSHKKKLNTFISFPEVLDMGPFLEGKDEKCTYELSAVLIHRGVSAYSGHYIAHVRDAHTNDWYKFNDEEIEKMEGKKLQLGIEEDIAETAKSQTRKPKCSKGYHCSRNAYMLVYKRQVEEDNQPETSILVPAFLQKLVDQDNKKFEEWCNEMSDMRKQSVDKGKAKHEEVKELYELLPAEDDQSYDFVPLEWLKKWLDDSTAIKEIDNSHFLCSHGKLHPDKVGEAKRISPKAADLLFGRYGGGPRLDRSSLCRDCVAQRCRVLRLKNQLNEDYREVTNLAKAALKSDEPGFWIGKTSLRAWRQLALDQLEEDEEETKHNNSKVNGEKSSSPGNRADGCKGNNEEGDGEEMKNFNEDILCYHGGLSILESDRRLVSAEVWNKLRVYFPKAPEFTQQQHEPCQHCTRLEKEGKENEALNRMMANEQKTSLLNLFQEKNRPTLQKWPQETDVLYIVPLYFVDEWRKFIRRPAKGNPVSSVGNSILLCPHGGFMFTYDSMLHGDAQHIALLWPDEWEVINKMFLVDHSISIRKMPDTTQDNSGVCYQTQPDLCRECREGFIFQQQRDMREYAQATVYVRKVIDKTTMIKESAPEFSVSGSDVEEEREEPKIDGEKDPDFSQVLQKICLCVWLRSCLPVYVCICLLTASLSFTLSSNQSEGGAKRQKLDETASVSTTTTTAASKSGIRRSTRHRKLRGEKALIVSANQTLKELKIQIMHAFSVAPFDQNLSIDGRCLTDDSATLGSLGVIPESIICLKADEPIADYAAMDDVYQVCMPEEGFKGTGLLGH; translated from the exons ATGGATTCAG CAGATTATGAGCCAAGGACGATATGTGAACATCTGCAGTACCTGTTTGCATTGCTACAGAACAGCAACAGGCGGTATATTGACCCATCAGGACTGGTAAAGGCTCTAGGGCTAGACACTGGTCAACAGCAG GACGCTCAGGAATTCTCCAAACTCTTCCTCTCACTTTTAGAAGACACCCTTTCGAAGCAGAAAGACCCACATCTCCAAAATGTCATCCAGCAGCAGTTCTGTGGACAGTTTTCCTATGTTACTGT ATGCAACAAATGTGGTCGTGAATCCCCTCTGCCATCTCGATTTTATGAGCTGGAACTGAACATTCAAGGACACAAAAACCTCACTGAGTGCGTCACAGAGTTTCTGAAG GAGGAAAAGCTGGACGGTGATAATCGTTATTTCTGTGAAAGCTGTCAGAGTAAACAGAACGCTACCCGCCGGATCAAGCTCCAGAGTCTTCCCCGCACACTCAACTTTCAGCTCATGCGCTTCGTCTTTGACAG GCAAAGCAGTCACAAAAAGAAGCTGAACACTTTCATTAGTTTTCCAGAAGTTCTTGACATGGGGCCGTTTTTGGAAGGGAAAG ATGAGAAGTGCACGTATGAGCTCAGCGCGGTGTTGATTCATCGCGGCGTGAGCGCGTATTCCGGTCACTACATCGCTCATGTAAGAGACGCCCACACCAACGACTGGTACAAATTCAACGATGAGGAGATCGAGAAAATGGAGGGCAAGAAACTTCAGTTGGGCATTGAAGAGGACATTG CTGAGACTGCCAAATCTCAAACCCGAAAGCCGAAATGTAGCAAAGGCTATCACTGCTCGAGGAACGCTTACATGTTGGTGTACAAACGGCAGGTGGAGGAGGACAACCAACCAGAAACCAGCATCCTAGTACCAG CTTTTCTCCAGAAGCTGGTTGACCAGGACAACAAGAAGTTTGAGGAGTGGTGCAATGAGATGTCAGACATGCGAAAGCAAAGCGTAGACAAAGGCAAAGCCAAACATGAGGAGGTGAAGGAGCTCTACGAATTGTTACCCGCGGAAGACG ACCAGTCGTATGACTTTGTGCCTCTGGAATGGCTCAAGAAGTGGCTGGATGATTCGACAGCCATCAAGGAAATTGACAACAGCCATTTTCTGTGCTCTCATGGCAAACTGCACCCAGACAAGGTTGGCGAGGCCAAAAGAATCTCCCCGAAAGCCGCTGATCTGCTCTTTGGTCGCTACGGAGGAGGTCCCAGACTAGACC GGTCTTCTCTCTGCAGAGACTGTGTTGCTCAGCGATGCAGGGTCCTCAGACTGAAAAACCAACTGAATGAAGATTACAGAGAGGTGACAAATCTTGCCAAAGCCGCTTTGAAAAG TGATGAGCCAGGTTTCTGGATCGGGAAGACCTCTCTGAGGGCCTGGAGGCAGTTGGCTTTGGACCAGCtggaggaagatgaagaggaaACCAAACACAACAACAGCAAAGTTAATGGAGAGAAGAGCAGCAGCCCGGGGAACAGAG CTGATGGATGTAAAGGGAATAACGAAGAAGGGGACGGTGAAGAGATGAAGAACTTTAATGAAGACATTCTATGTTATCACG gtGGTTTGAGTATACTAGAGAGTGACCGGCGGCTGGTTTCTGCTGAGGTGTGGAATAAACTGAGAGTGTATTTCCCTAAGGCCCCggagtttacacaacaacaacacgAGCCATGTCAGCACTGCAcg AGGCTAGAAAAAGAGGGGAAAGAGAACGAGGCTTTGAACAGAATGATGGCCAATGAGCAGAAGACTTCTCTTCTAAACCTCTTCCAGGAAAAAAACCGACCCACGCTGCAGAAATGGCCACAG GAAACAGATGTCCTGTATATTGTACCCCTTTACTTTGTGGATGAATGGAGGAAATTCATAAG GAGGCCAGCAAAGGGTAACCCAGTGTCCAGTGTGGGCAACAGCATTCTGCTTTGCCCTCATGGTGGATTCATGTTCACATATGACTCCATGCTACACGGAGACGCCCAACA TATAGCTCTTCTCTGGCCCGATGAATGGGAGGTGATCAACAAAATGTTTCTAGTGGACCACTCCATCTCTATACGTAAGATGCCTGACACAACACAAGACAACAGCGGTGTGTGTTACCAGACTCAACCAG ACTTGTGTCGAGAGTGCCGAGAGGGCTTCATTTTCCAACAGCAGAGAGACATGCGGGAATACGCGCAAGCCACTGTTTATGTTCGAAAAGTCATTGACAAGACAACT ATGATTAAAGAGTCGGCCCCGGAGTTCAGTGTTAGTGGCTCGGACGTGGAGGAGGAGCGAGAAGAGCCAAAGATCGATGGAGAGAAAGATCCAGACTTCAGTCAGGTATTACAAAagatctgtctgtgtgtttggcTACGTTCCTGTCTGCCTGTCTATGTATGTATCTGTCTCCTCACAGCATCTTTGTCTTTTACGCTCTCTTCAAATCAGTCTGAGGGCGGAGCCAAACGACAGAAGCTGGACGAAACCGCCTCCGTATCCACGACCACCACAACTGCTGCTTCCAAGTCGGGCATCAGGAGAAGCACGAGGCACAGGAAACTGCGAGGGGAGAAGGCCCTCATCGTTTCAGCCAACCAGACTCTTAAAGAGCTAAAGATCCAG ATCATGCATGCGTTCTCTGTCGCTCCGTTTGACCAAAACCTCTCCATAGACGGACGCTGTTTGACAGACGACTCGGCAACTTTAGGAAGTCTTGGAGTTATCCCAGAGAGCATCATATGCCTTAAG GCTGATGAACCCATTGCTGATTATGCTGCAATGGATGATGTGTATCAAG tctgtATGCCCGAGGAAGGTTTTAAAG GCACTGGGCTTTTAGGACACTGA